The sequence below is a genomic window from Clostridium sp. BJN0001.
TTGTCATTATAGAAGCAGCTTCTCTTTTACTATAATATCCAGCTTCATACTGCTGTCTTGTTACAAGTACAGCTGTATTTGATGAACCAAGCCATGAAGTTATCATATCTACACATGCACGTCCTGGAACTTTAAAAACTGGTCTTACATAATCTCTTAATAATATTCCAAAAAATTCCATCGTACCACAGTCTGTAAGAAGTGGCAGCATAAAGCTTAGCGTAATTGCAATAGCAACTAAAGTTTTACTTAAATCTACCATTCCTGCACCAATATCATTTGAATATATAACTTCCGGTCCTACTTTAAACACAACTGAAAAGCATACAAAAAATGCAATCAATTTTGTAATTAAATATATTGGTGATACATAAAAAAGCTTTTTAAAAAGTCTATTACTTAAAATAAATTTTGGTTTAAATAAAACTGCAAGTAGTGATAAAAATGCAGAAATACATGTAATAACAAAAACTATATATTCTGAATAAGCACTTAAACAATCCTCAATAAAATTTGACGCTATAGACATTCCATTTGTTATATTTCCATCTTTATATACAGGAAACATAAACAGTCCTACTCCAATACTTGATAAAATCAAAAATTTTATCATTAACTTTCCGGTTAATTTATTGTTTGATTCTTCTTTAGATGTTAAATTCATTGAATAAATTTTCTCCTTTGTTTTATAGTACAAATTTTTGCGCACAATACTATAATCAATGTAAATTTAACTTTTGTCAATAAAAATCTGCATAATTATTTATTTTTTTTTATATTTCATCATTTTTATTAGCTATTGTTTCCATAAATTCTTTTGTCTTAGACCAATATAAAGATCCCCAGTTTTCAAAATTCCATTTATCCATATAATCGTTGCACTCATAATCTATATAATATATTTTTCCATTCTGCACTACAAAATTAGTAGGATAATAATCAATATTAGTATTAGATGCATAAAGAAGTTTACACATATTCTTTATCATTTACTTTTATATTATCCACTTATACAAACCCCCTTAAAACATTTATACTTCCATATATTTATATTTTAATTATACTACTTTTACTATAATTTTCTTGTTAAAAATAAAGCGATGAAAAACTTTAAATTTTTTCATCGCTTTATATATTAAATCTATTTATCTTTTATTGTGATTTTATTCATATGAGCTTTACATCCGCTGCACATTTTACAATTACCTGAACAACCTCTGTGTCCATTCTTTTTTATACTTATAATTGCAAAAACAAAACATACAAATAAAATCATTAAAACAATTATTGTACTAATATTCATAATTATTACCACCTTAACTTATAAAAATAAGAAACTTCCAACGATATTAAATAGGAATGCTACAATCCACGCAATTACGCACTGTGTTATAGCAACTAAAAACGCATATTTTAAACCAAGTTCCTTTTTTACAACAGCAATTGCTGCAATACATGGAGTATATAAAAGTGAAAATATTAAAAATACAAAAGCCGAAAGCCCTGTAAACATAGTTGGAAGCAAGTCTGTATTTCCTCCAAGAAGTACTGTAAGTGTACTTACAACACTTTCTTTTGCTGTAAATCCTGTTATAAGTGCTGTTGCAACTTTCCATTCTCCAAGTCCTAAAGGCTTAAATATAGGTGCTATAAAGCTTCCAAGAAGTGCAAGAAGACTATTTGCTGAATCACTTACAACATTAAATCTTACATCGAATGTCTGAAGAAACCATATGATAATTGATGCAATAAATATAATTGAAAAAGCTTTTGTAATAAAATCTTTCGCTTTATCAGATATAAGTTTCCATACATTTTTATAACTTGGCATACGGTAATTTGGAAGTTCCATAACAAATGGTACTGGCTCTCCCTTAAACGCTGTGTGTTTT
It includes:
- a CDS encoding FeoB-associated Cys-rich membrane protein encodes the protein MNISTIIVLMILFVCFVFAIISIKKNGHRGCSGNCKMCSGCKAHMNKITIKDK
- a CDS encoding nucleoside recognition domain-containing protein; its protein translation is MNLTSKEESNNKLTGKLMIKFLILSSIGVGLFMFPVYKDGNITNGMSIASNFIEDCLSAYSEYIVFVITCISAFLSLLAVLFKPKFILSNRLFKKLFYVSPIYLITKLIAFFVCFSVVFKVGPEVIYSNDIGAGMVDLSKTLVAIAITLSFMLPLLTDCGTMEFFGILLRDYVRPVFKVPGRACVDMITSWLGSSNTAVLVTRQQYEAGYYSKREAASIMTNFSLVSIPFCMVVASALDLTHIFPVFYLCITLLGIFLAVIGVRVPPLSSIDNTYLKM